A single genomic interval of Electrophorus electricus isolate fEleEle1 chromosome 4, fEleEle1.pri, whole genome shotgun sequence harbors:
- the junbb gene encoding junB proto-oncogene, AP-1 transcription factor subunit b — MSTKMEQPFYHDDSFLLGYGHSDAALHDYKLQKQAMDLNLAVPYRNLKSDLYQAVSADVGSLKLAAPELERLIIQNSNGVITTPTPGQYLYGRGITDEQEGFAEGFVKALDELHKMNQPPPNVSIGAGGVTTCSATASVFGSSLQPEPPIYTTLNAYCPAPSLSSSASSYPSATISYLPPHIQQSQHPETSTLPFQNPLTTAAGVTSQRFVALKEEPQTVPDMHNSDGTPPMSPIDMETQERIKAERKRLRNRLAATKCRRRKLERIARLEDRVKVLKSDNAGLSNTASVLREQVAQLKQKVLRHVSSGCQLMLTSKMEAF, encoded by the coding sequence ATGTCCACAAAAATGGAACAACCGTTTTACCACGACGACTCATTTTTGCTGGGTTATGGCCACTCAGACGCCGCTCTGCACGACTACAAACTTCAGAAGCAGGCTATGGACTTGAACCTGGCGGTGCCGTATCGGAACCTCAAGTCTGATCTGTACCAGGCAGTCAGCGCGGATGTCGGATCCCTCAAGCTCGCGGCCCCAGAGCTAGAGAGGCTCATCATCCAGAACAGCAACGGTGTCATCACAACTCCTACGCCAGGACAGTACCTGTACGGCCGGGGCATCACCGACGAGCAGGAGGGTTTTGCTGAAGGGTTCGTGAAAGCCCTGGACGAGTTGCATAAAATGAACCAGCCCCCGCCCAACGTGTCTATTGGAGCCGGAGGAGTGACGACGTGCTCGGCCACTGCCTCCGTGTTCGGCTCCTCCCTGCAACCCGAGCCTCCcatctacaccacactgaaCGCGTACTGTCCGGCACCCAGCCTGTCTTCTTCCGCATCCAGCTACCCCTCGGCCACGATTAGCTACCTGCCACCGCACATACAGCAAAGCCAGCACCCGGAAACCTCGACGCTCCCTTTCCAGAACCCCCTAACCACGGCCGCCGGAGTCACTTCGCAGCGCTTCGTGGCTCTGAAAGAAGAACCGCAAACCGTGCCAGACATGCACAACAGCGACGGCACGCCGCCCATGTCGCCGATCGACATGGAGACCCAGGAGAGGATCAAGGCGGAGCGTAAGAGGCTGCGAAACCGCCTGGCTGCGACCAAGTGCCGGCGGCGCAAGCTGGAGCGCATCGCGCGATTGGAAGACCGAGTCAAAGTCCTGAAGTCGGACAACGCGGGGCTGTCCAACACCGCGTCCGTGCTCCGGGAGCAGGTCGCCCAGCTGAAGCAGAAGGTGCTCAGACACGTAAGCAGCGGCTGTCAGCTCATGCTGACGAGCAAGATGGAGGCGTTCTGA